The Geoalkalibacter subterraneus genome contains the following window.
GGTGGCGGATGGCGAAATAGGCGCGGTAGATATAACTCGAACCGTCGATCAGGTAGAGGCGTTTGGGCTGTTCGGTCATGCAAAAGTCTTCCTTTCGTGGGATGGCCGGCATTATTCCACAGAAGGCGACAAAGAAAAAGACCGCTTGTTGACAAGCATGCCACATTGAAATACAATTTGACACACAAAATGAACACAGGAGAATTTATGCCCTCTCTAAGCCTACGTCTCCCCGACGACCTCGACCAGCGCCTCGAAAATGAAGCCCGCCGCAGCGGTGTGCCGCGCTCAGAAGTTGCGCGAGCGGCCATCGGCGAGTTTCTTGCGCGTCGCGAGCGTGAGCGCTTCATGGCCGAAATGGTCGCCGAGGCGCGCACCGCCTATGGCAACGAAGAGATCCACCAGGACGCCCTGGATTTGGAAAAAGACTTTCTCGATCTGGGCACACAACAAGACAAATCCCCCAATAGCCATAAAAATCCGCAAGACAGATGGTGGAAATAATGCGCCGCGGTGAAATCTGGGTGGCCAACCTCAACCCCGGTCGCGGCCGTGAAATCAGCAAAATCCGCCCTGTTCTCATCATCCAGGATGATGCCTTCACCGAGAGCGGCACCCCGATGGTCATCATCCTGCCCCTCTCCACGCAAGTCTATCCGTCATTCAAACGCTGGCGCATCAGCATCGCCCCTCGCGAGCGCCTGCTGAAAGCCTGCCAGGTCATCGTCGATCAACCACGCGCCCTGGATCGTACCCGGCTGGGCGAAGGCCCCCTGACCATGCTGACAACGGATGAGATAGCCGCCGTGGAAAAAAGCCTCAAAGCGGTTTTGGGGCTACTTTAAATGAAGCGCTGCCTACAAACGGCAGCGGCCGAACCCTGACGGATCCGGCCGCTGCCCTCTGCCCTCGCATGGTGTTGCATAAACAAACAGGCGCTTACCTGTCGTCTTCGTCACCCAGCACCAACGTCGCACTCCCTGCCAGCAGGGTGACATATCTTCGATCATCCTCGAACACATGACGCACAGCGATGCGCGTCTCTGCATCGGTGGGTTCGAGGACATCGCCCTCATGGAGTTCATACTCCTCGTCGAGCTGCATCACGATGACGCCGTCTTGCGCTGCATCGCTGCGGTTATTGCTGCTGCCGCACCCCGCAATCCAGAGCCCCCCCACCAGAGCGGCAAGAACCAGACAAAGCGATTTTATATTCATAGGGAGTAACTATTCTGCTCCCAAGCCGAGCCGAGTGACATAGATGCTTGGAGATGGGTCAGTCCGATTCCATAAATCGAGGCGATTTGCCCTCAAACAACAGGCGCAAGGCAGCAGAGGCACTCAGCCCCTGCTTTCGGCATGTAGACAAGTAGCTGCGAATTCGGCAGAACATCTTTGCGCCTTCCCAGGAGCGGAAGCAACCTGAGATCTTCTGCTGAACCTTGGTCATTCGAAGGTCATTCTCAGCCTGATTGTTCGAGAAGGGGACCTCGTCTTCGACCATGAATCGCAACACATCGTTCTCAAAGTCTCGCAGTCGCTCCAGAAGGTTGCGGGCTTTGGAGCGAGCAAGCCGTCCCCTGCGCCCCTTTCGCTGACTTTCATCGGGGGCGGGGCACTCTTTTTCGGCCACATCGAGCAAGGCTCGATAGCGTTTTCGGTAAATGCCGGCAGCGAAATCGTCGAGATGGCCGCCGGCGTCCACAGTGGCCTTGTTGATCTCTTTGAGCAGGATCGTCATCTGTTGCGCCCACTGCTGCTTGTCCTGCTCCCAGGCCCGTTCCAGTTCTCTGAGGTGGTGAGCATTACACAGCGCATGGCAGGCGCCGTATTTATAGTAGGGCTTCCAATGGTCATGGCACAGGATGCCTGAGAACGCTGGCAGAATGCCGATCTCATCCAGGGCCTCGCCTCCTCGCTTGGCGTGAGGATGGAAAAAGGTGAACTCGGCATTGGATGCACTGTGCAGCCATTGGCGCTTGCCCTCGATATTGATGCCGGTTTCGTCGGCATGGATCAGCCGCGATGCAGAAAGCTGCGCCCTGATCCATCGGTCAAAGGCTTCCAGCCGGTCATAGGCATCCTGGTTGAAATTGTAGATCGAACCAACGCTGACCGGAATCTGTATCTGCTCCCAGAAATGATCCCCGATACGGTTGTAGGGGAGCAGTTGGAACTGGGACATGTAGACAGCGTTGACCTTGACCCCGATGCCGTACTGTACCGCCCGGGTGACCCCTTCGGGGAAGGGCGCCACATGGCGGTTGCCGCGCTCGTCCTCGAGAATCTGGGCCCGGTATTCGGTGACGATTCGAGAGATGTCCAGATCCACGACCTGCCGGGACTCGTAGCCGATCTCGCGGTAGTTGCCCGCCGGCAGGGTACTGCGATCAAGTTGGAGCACTTCGATTTCATCGGGATCGGCGACCGGCTGCAGCGTTGTGCCGCGACGCCCTGGTTGCCCTCCCGGCTTGCGGTTGCTTTTGGCTCGGGACTGCTTCTCACGATTCGGATCAGCCGATGGCGGCTTGCTGCTGTTCTTGCTGTTCAGGCCAAAGCGGTTGGCAAGCAGCGTGACCAGGAGCAGAAGGACCTCAAGACTCGACTTGACCGCCGGGGACAGATCCTTCTCTTGGGCCAGCAGCGTTTTCACCTGCTCAATGGTCGCATCGACGTCGATATTGTTAATCGTCATTCTGGTCACCCGTGCTGAAGATGAGACATCTTAACACGGGTTTTCAGAATGGAATTTTTGTCCTGAGGTTGCCTTGTGTGGCGATATTTTTTCGCAGCCAATGCCGCATGCGCGAGCCGGGCGCTCTGTCCGACAAGCGCAATTCGGGGCATCTTCAGTGGGCCAATATGAGTACTTAGCCGAGAGCAAGCGATGCTGGCAATTTTTCAAAAAATCGCTGTCAAGAACTTTTTTCAATCCCCAGCTGAATAGTTACAATAAAATGTTTGTCAAGATAGCTGCGCACGGCGTCAAGCTGTGCGGCGGTCGCAATCTGGTAGGGAGCATCCGACTCTCCCGTGCCGCCGGCAAAGGGAGGGTCAACAGCCCAGGCAGGCGAAACGAAAGCAAAGACAGACAGAGCGACTAGCCAGGCGAGAACCTGCAACCGACCAACTCTCATGGTTTAATCCTTTCACCGGTTAATAGTTGGGCGGCACAGGGCGCCGCCCCCCAATAATTATCGACTCATCTCAGCTAGTTGCAACGTTTCAAACCCCGACTCGATCAGAGTTCCGCTTTCATCGTCCTCTTCGTAGAACACCTCAAAGGTTTCAACGCCCTCGTCTTCGCCCTGCCCGACAAACCACATGCGGATTTCAGCGGCGCCTGACGCCTCCGGCCGAAGGGTCAGCAGACCGCTGGCCTGGTCGTAGGTCCAACTTCCGGTGAGGTCCTCGTTAAAGGGGTGAAACAAAAGGAAAGAACCATCGATTGCGAGGTGGACCCCTTCGAATTGCTCTTCGCCTTGAATCAGGTAGGACGAGGAAAAAACAAATCCCTGGCCCTCGATCTGCTCTTGTTGCAGCAGCAGGGGCGACAGCAGGCGGGTATCCTCGTCATAAACCAGTTCACCATCGACGTCAGAAATCATCACTGTTCTTCCCCTGTCGTTGATGAAATAGATGGCGTCGACCTGTTCGCCGCTGTCGACCGATAAGCCGCCGTAGGGATCGATCCACCAGTCGATCGGGATAATTGCTGAGCTGTCGGGATAGTAGGCCAGTTCACCGGTGAGATCATCACCATCCACCGCCAGCCACAGATGCCCGCCCCGTAAACTCCTGAAGTACTCATCGATACGCGAGTGCTGGTCCTTGATGATGTAATGGGCCGGCTCGGCACTCTGCTCACGCACCTTCACAAAGGGCAGGGCCATGGTTCCCGAAAGGCCCTCATAGATTTCTCCCCACATACGCATATAAAGGTGGCTCTGCCAATCTGCGACCAGATCGACTTGCACGGAAAAATTCGATTCCTGGCTATTGATGCTGAGCACACCGTTTTCAGAAACCCACCAATCGCCGGAAACATATTCGAACCAATCGTCTTCTTCGGAGAAAAACATCTCGACACCGTTTTTTTCGTCGTCAAAGAGAATCAGCGCGCCGTTATAAAACGCCTTGCCGGCAAGCATTTCTTGGTTGAATACCACTTCGGAGGTGCTGCCTAAGCTGGTGTCCTCACGCAGATAGAGATGTCCGGGATCGTTTTCCAGGCGGAGGTCGCCGGCCTCAAAGGCCGCGTGTACAGCTTCGCTGGTGAAGATATTGTTCATGACGTAGTAATTAAGCCCGAGTTGCGCGCCCTGCGCCCTATCGACAAGGGCCTTGAATTCATCCAGGAAGACCAAATCGTCGTCTTGCGCTTCCCGGCGTTCGACTTCCTGTTTCCACCAGGTGAATAGCGCGGGCGCGGTGTCGGCCACCTCGCGCATGGTCACAGGCGGCAGTTCGCGGTTCTCAGGGAGGGTCGAGGCTATCCGTTCCATGCCCTCGGCGCTGATCACGTAGCAGACGGCTTCAATCAGATCGGCACGCAGAGGACCAACGCTCGTGAGCAGATTGTACGCCTCTTGCTTCGTCAGCCCCACCAGAAAGGCATCCATATAGAAGAAATCAAACAGAACCGCCACATAGACGTTGGCGCGCACCCCGGCGAGATCTGCATCCGTCATGGAGTCCCTGTCGAGCAGATGCAGGCTGCCGTAAGGATCCGCATTGATGTGTGCCGCCGAAAAGCCGGGGATGACCGCGCGGGACTCGTCACCAAGCGCCAATGGCAGCGCCTCGGGCGGCTGGGTGAGGGCTTCGACGATTGCCTGCTCATCGAGTCCGAGAGCAACCAGGGTCGTCAGGGGCGATACAATGACCGATTCCGCATCCTCCTCCATAATTGTGCGTGCCAGCCTGCCGGTGTAAGGCAGACCCTGGTGGTCGCCGGCTTCGTGCATAATGATGGTGAGGCCGGCAGGTACGGGGCGATCAAAAGTAAAGTGCCCCCGTTCATCCGAAGGCGTGGAGATCTGCTCGCCCTCGTCCCAAAGACCATTGTCGTTGACATCTTCAAAAAACGTCGCACCGACAATGTAGGGATCAACCACCACT
Protein-coding sequences here:
- a CDS encoding ribbon-helix-helix protein, CopG family — protein: MPSLSLRLPDDLDQRLENEARRSGVPRSEVARAAIGEFLARRERERFMAEMVAEARTAYGNEEIHQDALDLEKDFLDLGTQQDKSPNSHKNPQDRWWK
- a CDS encoding type II toxin-antitoxin system PemK/MazF family toxin; this encodes MRRGEIWVANLNPGRGREISKIRPVLIIQDDAFTESGTPMVIILPLSTQVYPSFKRWRISIAPRERLLKACQVIVDQPRALDRTRLGEGPLTMLTTDEIAAVEKSLKAVLGLL
- the tnpC gene encoding IS66 family transposase; this encodes MTINNIDVDATIEQVKTLLAQEKDLSPAVKSSLEVLLLLVTLLANRFGLNSKNSSKPPSADPNREKQSRAKSNRKPGGQPGRRGTTLQPVADPDEIEVLQLDRSTLPAGNYREIGYESRQVVDLDISRIVTEYRAQILEDERGNRHVAPFPEGVTRAVQYGIGVKVNAVYMSQFQLLPYNRIGDHFWEQIQIPVSVGSIYNFNQDAYDRLEAFDRWIRAQLSASRLIHADETGINIEGKRQWLHSASNAEFTFFHPHAKRGGEALDEIGILPAFSGILCHDHWKPYYKYGACHALCNAHHLRELERAWEQDKQQWAQQMTILLKEINKATVDAGGHLDDFAAGIYRKRYRALLDVAEKECPAPDESQRKGRRGRLARSKARNLLERLRDFENDVLRFMVEDEVPFSNNQAENDLRMTKVQQKISGCFRSWEGAKMFCRIRSYLSTCRKQGLSASAALRLLFEGKSPRFMESD